From Oryza brachyantha chromosome 9, ObraRS2, whole genome shotgun sequence, a single genomic window includes:
- the LOC102719892 gene encoding protein EMSY-LIKE 3-like encodes MATQIHHLEQEAYCSVLRAFKAQSDAITWEKEGLITELRKELRVSDEDHRELLNRVNSDDIIRSIREWRSAGGPQAMLPSNPQPIHDLVPSPTTSSRKRQKTSQSFPVLPAPPPVMHSQQLALQAPPSSSTAKKGASSGTKGKKAKPGQKVPGGPSVKAMTSSAGPSGRGPHMNRNFPVGIASFEPSEALRINPLINRKVMSRWPEDNSFYEATITDYNPATDLYALAYDINTANESWEWVDLKQMGPEDIRWQGDDPGIYQGGRGAPGSGGKKTSSRGGPTPGIGRGRGVPKHGSRKDFPPSQNGVGKRSSDDIDILHTESLIKEVERVFSVNNPDPLEVEKAKKALKEQEQSLIEAIARLAEASDGESDEHNRVRRNAPYAGNQHQANHADAMAVDGGHMVGGADAV; translated from the exons ATGGCAACGCAAATCCATCACCTTGAACAAGAAGCATATTGCTCAGTTCTTCGTGCATTTAAAGCCCAGTCTGACGCCATTACATGG GAGAAAGAAGGTCTCATAACAGAACTTCGGAAAGAGCTGAGGGTATCTGACGAAGACCACAGGGAGCTACTAAACCGGGTTAACAGTGATGATATTATCCGTAGCATAAG GGAATGGAGATCCGCAGGAGGGCCTCAAGCAATGCTACCCAGTAATCCTCAGCCTATACATGATCTGGTGCCTAGCCCTACCACCTCTAGCCGTAAGAGGCAAAAGACATCTCAATCCTTTCCGGTCCTGCCTGCACCGCCTCCCGTTATGCATTCACAGCAGCTGGCTTTACAAGCACCACCGTCATCTTCAACAGCTAAAAAAGGAGCTTCATCAGGAACTAAAGGCAAAAAGGCAAAACCT GGTCAGAAGGTGCCAGGGGGCCCTTCAGTCAAGGCCATGACATCTTCAGCAGGTCCTAGTGGAAGGGGACCACATATGAATAGAAACTTTCCTGTTGGCATTGCTTCTTTTGAACCTTCTGAAGCCCTGCGTATTAATCCATTAATTAACCGTAAAGTCATGAGTCGGTGGCCTGAAGATAACAGTTTCTATGAAGCAACTATAACTGATTATAATCCAGCAACG GATCTTTATGCGTTGGCTTATGACATTAATACAGCTAATGAATCGTGGGAGTGGGTTGATCTTAAACAG ATGGGACCTGAAGACATAAGATGGCAAGGTGATGACCCTGGGATATATCAGGGTGGCCGAGGTGCTCCAGGTAGTGGAGGTAAGAAAACATCTAGCCGAGGTGGACCAACACCAGGTATAGGAAGGGGGAGGGGAGTCCCAAAGCATGGGTCCCGGAAGGATTTTCCACCTTCACAAAATGGAGTTGGCAAGAGAAGTTCTGATGATATTGATATACTTCATACCGAGAGCCTTATAAAAGAG GTGGAGAGGGTTTTTAGTGTTAACAATCCTGATCCACTGGAGGTAGAGAAAGCAAAGAAAGCGCTCAAG GAGCAAGAGCAATCTTTGATTGAAGCCATAGCAAGGCTTGCTGAGGCATCTGATGGTGAAAGTG ATGAGCACAATCGCGTGCGAAGGAACGCGCCATATGCTGGGAACCAGCATCAAGCAAACCATGCAGACGCTATGGCTGTTGATGGTGGTCACATGGTTGGAGGCGCTGATGCCGTGTAA